Proteins encoded in a region of the Perognathus longimembris pacificus isolate PPM17 chromosome 11, ASM2315922v1, whole genome shotgun sequence genome:
- the Opn3 gene encoding opsin-3 isoform X2 encodes MYSGNRSGGQEYWVDDGAASSAGPAPAGTLSPAPLFSAGAYERLALLLGSTGLLGVGNNLLVLVLYYKFPRLRSPTHLFLVNLSLGDLLESLFGVAFTFVSCLRSGWVWDAVGCVWDGFSRSLFEKSSSHKCIRNAI; translated from the exons ATGTACTCGGGGAACCGCAGCGGCGGCCAGGAGTACTGGGTGGACGACGGAGCCGCCAGCTCCGCGGGTCCGGCGCCGGCGGGGACCCTGAGCCCCGCGCCTCTCTTCAGCGCGGGCGCCTACGAGCGTCTGGCGCTGCTGCTGGGCTCCACCGGGTTGCTTGGCGTCGGCAACAACCTGCTGGTACTGGTCCTGTACTACAAGTTCCCGCGGCTCCGCTCTCCCACCCACCTCTTCCTGGTCAACCTCAGCCTGGGTGACCTGCTGGAGTCCCTGTTCGGAGTCGCCTTTACCTTCGTGTCCTGCCTGAGGAGCGGCTGGGTGTGGGACGCCGTGGGCTGCGTGTGGGACGGGTTTAGCCGCAGCCTCTTCG aGAAGAGTTCCAGTCACAAATGCATACGTAATGCAATTTGA
- the Chml gene encoding rab proteins geranylgeranyltransferase component A 2: MADRLPTEFDVVIIGTGLPESILAAACSRSGQRVLHIDSRSYYGGNWASFSFSGLLSWLEELQQNSDTEEEMTAAWQNLIKETEEAIPLRKKDETIQHAEVFCYASQDKEDCVQEIDALQKNPSSETSSTSVKPLDYTYLPEEKHSSPISSYKIPAKHTQKSDGEISLEVPDVEELMEKEKYCGDEEKSENKPSDKPQDNADKQKRNKITYPHMVKEGRKFNIDLVSKLLYSQGSLIDLLIKSNVSRYAEFKNVTRILAFREGKVEQVPCSRADVFNSKELTMVEKRMLMKFLTFCLEYEQHPDEYQDFQQCLFSEYLKTKKLTPNLQHFVLHSIAMISESSCTTFDGLKATKNFLQCLGRYGNTPFLFPLYGQGEIPQCFCRMCAVFGGIYCLRHKIKCLVVDKGSRRCKAVIDHFGQRVNAEYFIVEDSYLSREMCPNVQYKQISRAVLITDQSILQTDSDQQISILIVPPEEPGACSVRVTELCSSTMTCMKDTYLVHLTSSSLKTAREDLEPVVKKLFSSFAETEADEEGPRKPRLLWALYFNMRDSSGVSRSAYHGLPSNVYVCSGPDCGLGNEHAVKQAETLFQEIFPSEEFCPPPPNPEDIIFDGDDKQSDASGTDNRAMAKVGDLEESKSLENPGQHPQN, encoded by the coding sequence ATGGCTGACAGGCTTCCCACAGAGTTTGATGTAGTGATAATAGGGACAGGATTACCTGAGTCCATCCTTGCAGCTGCATGTTCAAGAAGTGGACAGAGGGTCCTGCATATTGACTCAAGAAGTTACTATGGAGGCAACTGGGCGAGTTTTAGCTTTTCTGGATTGCTGTCCTGGTTGGAAGAACTTCAACAAAACAGTGATACTGAGGAAGAAATGACTGCTGCTTGGCAAAACTTGATCAAGGAAACAGAGGAAGCCATCCCTCTTCGAAAGAAGGATGAAACTATTCAACATGCAGAAGTATTTTGTTATGCAAGTCAAGATAAGGAGGACTGTGTTCAAGAGATTGATGCCCTGCAGAAAAATCCTTCTTCAGAGACATCTAGTACCTCAGTTAAACCTCTAGATTACACATACCTACCTGAAGAAAAGCATTCATCACCCATTAGTAGCTACAAAATACCTGCCAAACACACTCAAAAAAGTGATGGAGAGATTTCACTGGAAGTACCTGATGTAGAGGAGTtgatggagaaagaaaagtactGTGGTGATGAagagaaaagtgaaaacaaaCCTTCAGACAAACCTCAAGACAATGCtgataaacaaaagagaaataagatTACTTACCCTCACATGGTTAAAGAAGGCAGGAAATTTAATATTGATTTGGTATCAAAGCTGCTGTATTCTCAAGGATCATTGATTGATCTTCTAATCAAATCAAATGTTAGTCGTTATGCAGAATTTAAAAATGTGACTCGGATTCTTGCCTTTCGGGAAGGCAAGGTAGAACAGGTGCCTTGCTCCAGAGCAGATGTCTTTAATAGCAAAGAACTCACTATGGTTGAAAAGAGGATGCTGATGAAATTCCTTACATTTTGTCTAGAGTACGAGCAGCATCCTGATGAATACCAAGATTTCCAGCAATGTTTATTTTCAGAGtacttaaaaactaaaaaattaacTCCTAACCTTCAGCATTTTGTACTACACTCAATTGCGATGATATCAGAATCTTCTTGCACTACATTTGATGGCCTTAAAGCAACAAAAAACTTCCTTCAATGTCTTGGGCGGTATGGAAACActccctttttatttcctttgtatgGCCAAGGAGAAATACCCCAGTGTTTCTGCAGGATGTGTGCAGTTTTTGGTGGAATCTATTGTCTTCGgcataaaataaaatgccttgTAGTCGACAAAGGATCTAGAAGATGTAAAGCAGTTATAGATCACTTTGGTCAGAGGGTAAATGCTGAGTATTTTATTGTGGAGGACAGTTACCTTTCTAGGGAAATGTGCCCCAATGTGCAATACAAGCAGATATCAAGGGCAGTGCTCATTACAGATCAATCTATTCTGCAGACAGATTCAGATCAGCAGATTTCCATCTTGATAGTGCCGCCAGAAGAGCCAGGAGCTTGTTCTGTTCGGGTCACGGAATTGTGTTCATCCACCATGACATGCATGAAAGATACCTATCTAGTACATCTGACCTCTTCGTCTTTAAAAACGGCAAGGGAAGACCTGGAGCCAGTGGTGaagaaattattttcctcttttgctgAAACAGAAGCAGATGAGGAAGGACCCAGAAAACCAAGACTCTTGTGGGCTCTTTATTTTAATATGAGAGATTCCTCAGGGGTCAGCAGAAGCGCATATCATGGCTTACCTTCCAATGTTTATGTCTGCTCTGGGCCTGATTGTGGTCTGGGGAATGAGCATGCAGTCAAGCAAGCAGAAACACTATTCCAGGAGATATTTCCAAGTGAAGAGTTCTGCCCTCCTCCTCCAAATCCAGAAGACATTATCTTTGATGGTGATGATAAGCAATCAGATGCTTCAGGAACTGATAATAGAGCAATGGCCAAGGTAGGAGACCTTGAGGAAAGCAAAAGCCTAGAAAACCCAGGACAACACCCTCAAAATTAG